The nucleotide window TTCGTTACTCAGTGGTGGAGGAGTCTGAGCCGGGGACGCTGGTGGGGAATGTTGCTCAGGATCTAGGCTTAAAGGTGACAGATCTGTTGAGCCGCCGACTGCGGTTGGGGTCTGAGGAGAATGGACACTTTTTTTCCCTGAGCTTGATGAGTGGTGCTCTGGTAGTGAATCAAAAGATTGACCGAGAGAGCCTATGTGGAGCCAGTACAAGCTGCCTGCTGCCAATACAGGTGGTGACTGAACACCCCCTGGAACTAATCCGCCTAGAGGTAGAGATCCTGGATCTCAATGACAACTCTCCTGGCTTTGCCACCTCTGAGCGAGAGATACGCATCTCAGAATCAGCTGCGCTTGGGGCCCGATTCCCACTGGATAGTGCCCAGGATCCGGACGTGGGCACCAATACTGTGAGCTTCTACACTCTAAGCCCTAGCAGCCATTTCTTTCTGAATGTGAAGACCCTAAAAGACGGGAAGCTATTCCCAGAGCTGGTGCTGGAGCAGCAGCTGGACCGTGAAGCCCAGGCAAGACATCAGCTGGTGCTTACTGCTGTGGATGGGGGTATCCCAGCCCGCTCAGGGACGACCCTTATCTCTGTCATTGTACTGGATATTAATGATAATGCTCCGACTTTCCAGTCCTCAGTTCTACGTGTGGGGCTCCCAGAAAATGCACCCATGGGTACACTGCTGCTCCACCTCAATGCCACTGATCTGGACGAGGGGACCAATGGCCAACTAGACTATTCTTTTGGAGACCATACATCAGAAGTGGTGCGTAACATCTTTGGCCTAGACCCTAGCAGTGGAGCAATCCATGTGTTGGGTCCCATAGACTTTGAGGAGTCAAGTTTCTATGAAATTCATGCAAGAGCCCGTGACCAGGGACAGCCAGCTATGGAAGGCCACTGCATGATTCAGGTGGATGTGGAAGATGCCAATGACAACGCCCCAGAGGTACTGCTAGCCTCTCTGGTCAACCCTATCCTGGAGAGCACACCAGTGGGCACAGTAGTGGGCTTGTTTAATGTGCGGGACCGAGACTCGGGGAGAAATGGTGAAGTGAGCCTTGATATCTCCCCGGACCTGCCATTTCAGATTAAGCCTTCTGAGAACCACTACTCACTGCTAACCAGCCAGCCTTTGGACCGGGAGACCACATCCCACTATGTCATTGAGCTACTTGCTAGTGATGCAGGCTCacctcccctgcatgcacatcTCACCATCCGGCTCAACATTTCAGATGTTAATGACAATGCACCCTACTTTTCTCAACAGCTCTATACTGCTTACATCCCTGAAAACCGGCCTCCAGGTTCCCTTCTTTGCACTGTGGCTGCCTCAGACCCAGACACTGGGGATAATGCCCATCTCACCTACTCCATTGTAGGGAATCAGATTCAGGGAGCCCCAGCTTCCTCCTTTGTATATGTCAACCCTGAGGATGGGCGGGTCTTTGCCCAGCGCACCTTTGACTACGAATTGTTGCAAATGATGCACATCATGGTGGGTGTGCGAGACTCTGGCTCTCCCCCATTGCACTCGAACACATCTCTGCATGTGTTTGTCCTGGATCAGAATGATAATGCACCAGCGGTGCTGCACCCAAGACCCGGCTGGGAACTCTCAGTCCCCCAACGTCTCCctcgctctgctcctcctggCTCCTTGGTCACCAAAGTGACAGCTGTGGATGCTGATGCTGGCCACAATGCATGGCTCTCCTATTCACTGTTGCCACAGTCTACAGCTCCAGGACTGTTCCTGGTGTCTGCACATACTGGGGAGGTGCGCACAGCCCGGGCCTTACGGGAGGATGACTCTAACACCCAGCAGGTTGTGGTCCTGGTGAGGGACAATGGTgacccttctctctcctctacaGCCACAGTGTTGCTGGTTCTGGAGGATGAGGACCCTGAGGAAATGCCCAAATCCAACGATTTCCTCACACTCCCTCCTGAGCGTTCAGACCTTACCCTTTACCTCATTGTGGCTCTTGCAGCCATCAGTCTCTTATCCTTAGTCACCTTCACCTTTCTGTCAGCTAAATGCCTTCGGGGGCACACAGatgaggatgggggtgggggccagtGCTGCAGGCACCAGGACTCGCCCTCTCGGGACTTCTATAAGCAGTCCAGTCCCAACCTGCAGGTGAGCTCAGACGGCACACTCAAGTACATGGAGGTGAC belongs to Acinonyx jubatus isolate Ajub_Pintada_27869175 chromosome A1, VMU_Ajub_asm_v1.0, whole genome shotgun sequence and includes:
- the LOC106967305 gene encoding protocadherin gamma-C5 isoform X22, which produces MGPKTPPQLAGKWQVLCMLSLCCWGWVSGQLRYSVVEESEPGTLVGNVAQDLGLKVTDLLSRRLRLGSEENGHFFSLSLMSGALVVNQKIDRESLCGASTSCLLPIQVVTEHPLELIRLEVEILDLNDNSPGFATSEREIRISESAALGARFPLDSAQDPDVGTNTVSFYTLSPSSHFFLNVKTLKDGKLFPELVLEQQLDREAQARHQLVLTAVDGGIPARSGTTLISVIVLDINDNAPTFQSSVLRVGLPENAPMGTLLLHLNATDLDEGTNGQLDYSFGDHTSEVVRNIFGLDPSSGAIHVLGPIDFEESSFYEIHARARDQGQPAMEGHCMIQVDVEDANDNAPEVLLASLVNPILESTPVGTVVGLFNVRDRDSGRNGEVSLDISPDLPFQIKPSENHYSLLTSQPLDRETTSHYVIELLASDAGSPPLHAHLTIRLNISDVNDNAPYFSQQLYTAYIPENRPPGSLLCTVAASDPDTGDNAHLTYSIVGNQIQGAPASSFVYVNPEDGRVFAQRTFDYELLQMMHIMVGVRDSGSPPLHSNTSLHVFVLDQNDNAPAVLHPRPGWELSVPQRLPRSAPPGSLVTKVTAVDADAGHNAWLSYSLLPQSTAPGLFLVSAHTGEQAPPNTDWRFSQAQRPGTSGSQNGDETGTWPNNQFDTEMLQAMILASASEAADGGSTLGGGAGTMGLSARYGPQFTLQHVPDYRQNVYIPGSNATLTNAAGKRDGKAPTGGNGNKKKSGKKEKK
- the LOC106967305 gene encoding protocadherin gamma-C5 isoform X2, whose product is MGPKTPPQLAGKWQVLCMLSLCCWGWVSGQLRYSVVEESEPGTLVGNVAQDLGLKVTDLLSRRLRLGSEENGHFFSLSLMSGALVVNQKIDRESLCGASTSCLLPIQVVTEHPLELIRLEVEILDLNDNSPGFATSEREIRISESAALGARFPLDSAQDPDVGTNTVSFYTLSPSSHFFLNVKTLKDGKLFPELVLEQQLDREAQARHQLVLTAVDGGIPARSGTTLISVIVLDINDNAPTFQSSVLRVGLPENAPMGTLLLHLNATDLDEGTNGQLDYSFGDHTSEVVRNIFGLDPSSGAIHVLGPIDFEESSFYEIHARARDQGQPAMEGHCMIQVDVEDANDNAPEVLLASLVNPILESTPVGTVVGLFNVRDRDSGRNGEVSLDISPDLPFQIKPSENHYSLLTSQPLDRETTSHYVIELLASDAGSPPLHAHLTIRLNISDVNDNAPYFSQQLYTAYIPENRPPGSLLCTVAASDPDTGDNAHLTYSIVGNQIQGAPASSFVYVNPEDGRVFAQRTFDYELLQMMHIMVGVRDSGSPPLHSNTSLHVFVLDQNDNAPAVLHPRPGWELSVPQRLPRSAPPGSLVTKVTAVDADAGHNAWLSYSLLPQSTAPGLFLVSAHTGEVRTARALREDDSNTQQVVVLVRDNGDPSLSSTATVLLVLEDEDPEEMPKSNDFLTLPPERSDLTLYLIVALAAISLLSLVTFTFLSAKCLRGHTDEDGGGGQCCRHQDSPSRDFYKQSSPNLQVSSDGTLKYMEVTLRPTDSQSHCYRTCFSPASDGSDFTFLRPLSVQQPSALVLEPDAFRSRSNTLRERSQQAPPNTDWRFSQAQRPGTSGSQNGDETGTWPNNQFDTEMLQAMILASASEAADGGSTLGGGAGTMGLSARYGPQFTLQHVPDYRQNVYIPGSNATLTNAAGKRDGKAPTGGNGNKKKSGKKEKK